From the Gemmatimonadota bacterium genome, one window contains:
- a CDS encoding lysophospholipid acyltransferase family protein, whose product MTGMEGSMHSLAGMAGLLGAGSINLLGRTLSIRMIGEEHLKRARENGRKVLYAFWHEGLLVATYAFRRQGIRVLVSQHRDGELIARTIEQMGYGTIRGSSTRGGTRALFRMAAAGAAGDDLGVTVDGPRGPRLQVKPGTLFIAGRSGLPIVPFAVASHKPCVLSSWDRFMIPRPFSTAVLAFGEPLTVPGDAPVERLEPYRLELQQRLLEARETAGRSLKKT is encoded by the coding sequence ATGACGGGCATGGAAGGATCCATGCATTCCCTGGCCGGCATGGCAGGCTTACTGGGCGCCGGATCCATCAACCTCCTGGGGAGGACGCTCTCGATCCGCATGATCGGAGAGGAACACCTGAAGCGGGCTCGGGAGAATGGCCGAAAGGTGCTGTACGCCTTCTGGCACGAGGGCCTGCTGGTGGCCACCTACGCCTTTCGCCGGCAAGGGATACGGGTGCTGGTCAGCCAGCACCGGGACGGCGAGTTGATCGCCCGGACCATCGAGCAAATGGGATATGGAACCATACGGGGATCTTCCACCCGCGGGGGAACGCGCGCCCTGTTCCGCATGGCGGCGGCCGGTGCGGCCGGGGACGACCTGGGGGTGACCGTGGACGGTCCCCGGGGTCCCCGCCTCCAGGTTAAGCCGGGAACGCTGTTCATAGCCGGCAGATCCGGTCTGCCCATTGTGCCTTTTGCGGTTGCTTCCCATAAGCCCTGCGTGCTTTCGAGTTGGGACCGTTTCATGATTCCCCGTCCCTTTTCCACCGCGGTGCTTGCCTTCGGAGAACCGTTGACGGTACCCGGCGATGCGCCGGTCGAACGCCTCGAACCGTACCGGCTAGAACTTCAGCAGCGTCTGCTGGAAGCGCGGGAAACCGCCGGGCGGAGCCTGAAGAAAACATGA
- the lpxK gene encoding tetraacyldisaccharide 4'-kinase gives MISIYTLLFTVLTVLLSPVLAILSVANRRGMRQRLAQRPLVHDSEKRPIVWFHCASVGEATGLAAVVGGFVEHHPGFAVLVTTMTETGLAYARKHVPQAHAFGLAPLDAPFIVRRVFNRIRPRALILLEGELWPSMLQAAAVHDCPVALVNGRMSDRSLARNRFVKPLFREMLRLLTAVGVQHALDGERYIAFGAAPGRVHVTGNVKFDLAAEQGGPSREHLRHELGLPESAPVIMAGCPRPVEEERAVLAAFTRVRERHPGIKLIWAPRHLHRISEVEKMLRGAELAYAHRSRPDARDSAHADVIILDTMGELAAMYAAADMAFVGATLVPLGGHNLLEPAACGIPVLFGPHTENVRGSAAALLRTGGGVVVHDGDELAREWLELLEDPGKRARIGAAARQAVGMRSKAVDRTLDLLDRWVLDPRRPGAGRLDRFESAPFFTRFLDPDEHSPAIRFVRYALLPLSLLFGILVRFRNRMYDTGLLDSERLPVPVISIGALTVGGAGKTPVVRYLAGRLRNAGYRPAVLSRGYGRKTGAMRRAAPGATWQEVGDEPAFLTAMLPDVPVVVGPSRTAAGRVAIDQYDANVLLLDDGFQHRRIGRTVDIVVHDASVRSNHGRLLPAGPYREPLSSLQRAHALVLTRTDQARSTKFHSARLQARFPHLAVIETIYDPAGLRRLADDTVLPLDWLAGREVIVLCGIANPASFVQTVTDAGGRVRRVLAYRDHHPFTSLNLDRAMALAQETGVEWIVTTEKDAVRVPEHAIRNHLVVLDITLRLTAGEHTLEKLVESASI, from the coding sequence ATGATCTCTATCTATACGCTGCTGTTCACCGTGCTGACCGTGCTGCTTTCGCCGGTCCTGGCTATCCTGTCCGTCGCGAACCGCCGGGGGATGCGCCAGCGACTCGCCCAGCGGCCTCTCGTCCACGACAGCGAGAAGCGTCCGATAGTCTGGTTCCATTGCGCCTCCGTGGGCGAGGCCACCGGCCTGGCGGCCGTGGTCGGGGGATTCGTGGAACACCATCCCGGATTCGCGGTGCTGGTCACCACCATGACGGAAACCGGCCTGGCCTATGCCCGGAAACACGTACCACAGGCCCACGCGTTCGGCCTGGCGCCCCTCGACGCGCCGTTCATCGTCCGCCGCGTGTTCAACCGGATACGCCCCCGCGCGCTGATTCTGCTGGAGGGAGAACTATGGCCGTCTATGCTTCAGGCGGCGGCGGTCCACGATTGCCCCGTGGCCCTGGTCAACGGCCGCATGTCGGACCGGAGTCTCGCGCGAAACCGTTTCGTGAAACCCTTGTTCAGGGAGATGCTGCGATTGCTGACCGCCGTGGGGGTCCAGCACGCCCTCGATGGTGAACGGTATATCGCCTTCGGCGCGGCGCCGGGCCGGGTGCACGTGACGGGAAACGTCAAGTTCGACCTCGCCGCTGAACAAGGCGGACCGTCGCGGGAGCATTTGCGTCATGAACTCGGGTTGCCCGAATCCGCGCCGGTGATCATGGCGGGTTGCCCACGGCCCGTGGAGGAGGAACGGGCGGTGCTGGCGGCCTTCACCCGGGTGCGCGAACGCCATCCCGGGATAAAACTGATCTGGGCGCCCCGGCATCTTCATCGCATATCGGAGGTAGAGAAGATGCTGCGGGGGGCGGAACTCGCGTACGCCCACCGTTCACGCCCGGACGCGCGGGATTCAGCGCATGCCGACGTGATCATCCTGGACACCATGGGCGAACTTGCGGCCATGTACGCCGCCGCGGATATGGCCTTCGTCGGCGCCACGCTGGTCCCGCTCGGCGGTCACAACCTGCTGGAACCCGCGGCATGCGGCATACCCGTCCTGTTCGGCCCCCATACCGAGAACGTCCGGGGGAGCGCGGCGGCCCTGCTTCGGACCGGGGGCGGCGTGGTCGTTCACGACGGCGACGAATTAGCGCGGGAATGGCTGGAATTGCTGGAAGACCCGGGAAAGAGGGCGCGAATCGGCGCGGCCGCCCGACAGGCTGTGGGCATGCGCTCAAAGGCCGTGGACCGTACCCTGGACCTGCTCGACCGGTGGGTCCTGGATCCAAGACGTCCCGGAGCCGGGCGGTTGGACCGCTTCGAAAGCGCGCCCTTCTTCACCCGATTCCTGGACCCGGACGAACACAGTCCGGCCATACGTTTCGTGCGATATGCGCTCCTGCCCCTGTCCCTGCTGTTCGGCATCCTGGTCCGATTCCGCAACAGGATGTACGACACGGGACTGCTCGACTCCGAACGGCTTCCGGTCCCGGTGATCAGCATCGGGGCGCTGACCGTGGGCGGGGCCGGCAAGACGCCGGTCGTGCGGTACCTGGCGGGCCGCCTCAGGAACGCGGGATACAGGCCCGCCGTGCTGAGCCGGGGTTACGGCAGAAAGACCGGCGCGATGCGGCGTGCAGCGCCCGGCGCCACCTGGCAGGAGGTGGGCGACGAACCGGCTTTTCTCACCGCGATGCTCCCGGATGTGCCGGTGGTCGTCGGACCGAGCCGCACCGCGGCGGGACGCGTGGCCATTGATCAGTACGACGCGAACGTGCTGCTGCTGGACGACGGATTTCAGCACAGGAGGATCGGCCGCACGGTGGACATCGTGGTACATGACGCTTCCGTCCGGTCGAACCACGGGCGCCTGCTCCCCGCCGGCCCCTATCGCGAACCGCTTTCCTCGCTTCAGCGCGCCCACGCGCTCGTGTTGACGAGGACGGATCAGGCTCGTTCCACCAAATTTCACTCAGCACGTTTACAGGCCCGGTTTCCCCACCTGGCCGTTATCGAGACCATCTACGACCCCGCCGGTCTCAGAAGGCTGGCCGACGATACGGTCCTGCCGTTGGATTGGCTGGCCGGCCGCGAGGTGATCGTCCTCTGCGGGATCGCCAACCCGGCTTCCTTCGTGCAAACGGTCACGGACGCCGGGGGCCGCGTGCGCCGGGTCCTGGCGTACCGGGATCACCACCCGTTCACATCACTGAACCTGGACCGGGCGATGGCCCTGGCGCAAGAAACGGGCGTGGAGTGGATCGTTACCACGGAAAAGGACGCCGTCCGGGTCCCGGAGCACGCCATCAGAAACCACCTGGTCGTCCTGGACATCACGCTCCGGTTGACCGCGGGTGAGCACACCCTTGAAAAATTAGTTGAAAGCGCATCAATCTGA
- the dnaN gene encoding DNA polymerase III subunit beta encodes MKITIPASSILMNGIRTVLNVVPPKATLPILSNMLLETEDDHLTIGATDLDLSIVTKIPSQVTEAGSITVPGRKFAEMVRELPDAPVEIEVDGVKVVIRCDRGVFRLVGIDKEEYPALPDVPTEQTVTIPASSLQRLIRKTVYAVSKDETHPSLWGAYLSIVKGAVRMVATDAHRLAKTTLPCEVDDTVTEGIIVPPKALNNLSRLIGESDAPSRITIGDSHVLFDLENARLYARLIEATYPDYERYIPTDNDKIVKVNRDVFEGAVRRVSVLSNSVTRQIQYSARPGFIELSSSSHDIGGEAKEEMPAEYEGEAIDTTYDFRYLLDVVERIESDDLVFKLDSPVSAGIVTPSEEEVEGEDHQCLIMPLRVTG; translated from the coding sequence GTGAAAATCACCATACCGGCCAGTTCCATCCTGATGAATGGTATACGGACCGTCCTGAACGTCGTGCCCCCGAAGGCCACCCTGCCCATTCTGTCCAACATGCTGCTGGAAACGGAGGATGACCACCTGACCATCGGGGCCACCGACCTGGATTTATCCATCGTGACGAAGATTCCCTCGCAGGTCACGGAAGCCGGATCGATTACGGTACCAGGAAGGAAATTCGCGGAGATGGTGCGCGAACTGCCCGATGCGCCTGTAGAAATCGAGGTGGACGGCGTCAAGGTGGTCATCCGATGCGACAGGGGCGTGTTCCGCCTGGTGGGCATTGACAAGGAGGAGTACCCGGCACTTCCGGATGTGCCGACGGAACAGACTGTAACCATCCCCGCGTCTTCCCTGCAGCGGCTGATCCGGAAGACGGTTTACGCGGTGTCGAAGGACGAGACGCATCCCAGCCTGTGGGGCGCGTACCTGAGCATAGTAAAAGGCGCGGTGCGGATGGTCGCCACGGACGCCCACCGGCTGGCCAAGACGACCCTGCCCTGTGAAGTCGACGATACGGTCACCGAAGGAATCATCGTGCCCCCGAAGGCCCTGAACAACCTCTCGCGGCTCATCGGGGAATCGGACGCGCCTTCCCGCATAACGATCGGGGACAGTCACGTCTTGTTCGACCTGGAGAACGCCCGGTTGTACGCCAGGCTGATCGAAGCGACCTATCCCGACTACGAACGTTACATCCCCACCGATAACGACAAGATCGTCAAGGTGAACCGCGATGTTTTTGAAGGTGCCGTGCGGCGCGTGTCCGTGCTTTCCAACTCAGTTACCCGGCAGATACAGTATTCGGCCCGGCCGGGATTCATCGAACTCAGTTCGTCCAGCCACGATATCGGCGGAGAGGCCAAGGAGGAGATGCCGGCCGAATACGAAGGCGAAGCGATTGATACGACGTACGATTTCCGCTACCTGCTCGACGTCGTGGAGAGAATCGAAAGCGACGATTTGGTCTTCAAACTCGATTCACCCGTCAGCGCCGGGATCGTCACGCCTTCAGAAGAAGAAGTCGAGGGAGAGGACCACCAGTGTCTGATCATGCCCTTAAGAGTTACTGGGTAA
- a CDS encoding cysteine hydrolase family protein: protein MKSALLVIDTQVNMFEDGTAVHKAPTLLATLDRVISRARVMRIPIIYVQHNGPPGDPDEPDSPGWFIHEQILPREGDIVIQKHTPDAFHDTPLKSILKDNDIGKLVIMGVQTENCISTTCHHARIAGFSITLIQDGHSTFDSDLLNAEQIISHYNDVLSDFADVIPADQVQF from the coding sequence ATGAAGTCGGCCTTATTGGTTATTGATACCCAGGTAAATATGTTCGAAGATGGAACGGCTGTTCACAAAGCGCCCACTCTCTTAGCAACTCTAGATCGTGTTATTTCTCGAGCGCGGGTAATGCGTATTCCGATTATCTACGTGCAACACAACGGTCCACCGGGGGACCCGGATGAACCGGATTCTCCAGGTTGGTTTATACATGAGCAGATTCTCCCCCGGGAGGGAGATATTGTTATTCAGAAACATACTCCAGATGCGTTCCATGACACACCTTTGAAATCGATTCTGAAAGATAATGACATAGGCAAGTTGGTTATCATGGGTGTTCAAACGGAAAACTGCATCAGTACGACATGCCATCACGCTCGTATTGCAGGTTTTTCGATAACGTTAATCCAGGATGGGCACAGCACCTTTGATTCCGATTTACTAAATGCGGAACAGATTATCTCTCACTACAACGATGTTCTGAGTGACTTCGCGGACGTGATTCCAGCAGACCAGGTTCAGTTTTAA
- the guaA gene encoding glutamine-hydrolyzing GMP synthase: MAHSNWIAILDFGAQYTQLIARRIRESHVYCEVLPYDTPASELSERNVAGIVLSGGPASVYGEDAPHPDPGIFETGKPILGICYGLQLMGHYHEGEVAHAGTREYGNAGIRTTGDAALFRDLPERMTVWMSHGDELKAPPPDFDVIARSDNGHIAAVAQPERRIYGVQFHPEVVHTVHGREILENFVFAICGCEGSWTPRTFIDEALTSIRETVGERRVACFASGGVDSSVVAALIGRAIGDRLTCIFVDTGMLRKDEARQVEETYRRTINARFRFVDASDRFLDRLKGVEEPEQKRKIIGDEFIRVLESELTSLRGVRILAQGTLYPDVIESASVKGPASVIKTHHNVGGLPDDLELELLEPVRNLFKDEVRTVGRELGLPDEIIDRHPFPGPGLGIRVLGEVTRERVAMLQDADKIFIDELRRAGLYDEVSQALAVLLPVKTVGVMGDARTYERVIALRAVTTLDFMTADWARLPTDFLAHVSNRIINEVRGVNRVVYDLSSKPPGTIEWE; the protein is encoded by the coding sequence ATGGCGCACTCGAACTGGATTGCCATCCTCGATTTCGGCGCGCAGTACACGCAGCTTATCGCGCGGCGTATACGGGAAAGCCACGTTTATTGCGAGGTGTTGCCGTACGATACGCCGGCGTCCGAGCTATCGGAACGGAACGTTGCGGGCATCGTCCTCTCGGGCGGTCCGGCCAGCGTGTACGGCGAAGACGCGCCCCATCCGGATCCGGGCATATTCGAAACGGGCAAGCCGATTCTCGGGATTTGCTACGGCCTGCAACTCATGGGGCATTACCACGAGGGCGAAGTCGCACACGCCGGAACCCGGGAATACGGCAACGCGGGGATCCGGACGACGGGCGACGCGGCCCTGTTCCGCGATCTGCCGGAACGGATGACGGTCTGGATGAGTCACGGCGACGAGCTCAAGGCGCCGCCGCCGGATTTCGACGTCATCGCCCGCTCCGATAACGGACACATCGCCGCCGTCGCCCAGCCGGAACGCCGGATCTACGGCGTGCAGTTCCATCCGGAAGTGGTGCACACGGTCCATGGCCGCGAGATCCTGGAGAACTTCGTATTCGCCATATGCGGCTGCGAGGGAAGCTGGACGCCGCGGACCTTCATCGACGAGGCCCTGACCTCCATACGGGAGACCGTGGGGGAGCGCCGCGTGGCCTGCTTCGCCAGCGGCGGCGTGGATTCCTCGGTCGTGGCGGCGCTCATCGGCCGGGCCATCGGGGACCGCCTGACCTGCATCTTCGTGGACACGGGCATGCTCCGGAAGGACGAGGCCAGGCAGGTCGAGGAAACCTACCGCCGGACGATCAACGCCCGGTTCCGGTTCGTGGACGCCTCGGACCGGTTCCTGGACCGGCTGAAAGGCGTGGAGGAACCGGAGCAGAAGCGCAAGATCATCGGGGACGAGTTCATCCGCGTCCTCGAAAGCGAACTGACCTCGCTGCGCGGCGTTCGCATCCTGGCCCAGGGCACCCTCTATCCCGACGTGATCGAAAGCGCCTCCGTGAAGGGGCCGGCCAGTGTCATCAAGACCCATCACAACGTGGGCGGACTGCCGGACGACCTGGAGCTGGAACTGCTGGAACCGGTCCGGAATCTGTTCAAGGACGAGGTGCGCACCGTGGGCCGGGAGCTCGGCCTGCCGGATGAAATCATCGACCGGCATCCCTTCCCGGGACCGGGCCTGGGCATCCGCGTGCTGGGCGAAGTGACCCGGGAACGGGTGGCCATGCTGCAGGACGCGGACAAGATCTTCATCGACGAGTTGCGCAGGGCGGGCCTGTACGACGAGGTCTCCCAGGCGCTGGCCGTGTTGCTTCCGGTCAAGACCGTCGGCGTGATGGGCGACGCGCGCACCTACGAGCGCGTCATCGCCCTCCGGGCCGTGACTACGCTGGACTTCATGACGGCCGACTGGGCGCGCCTGCCAACAGACTTCCTGGCGCATGTGTCGAATCGCATCATCAACGAAGTCAGGGGCGTAAACCGCGTGGTCTACGACCTCAGTTCCAAGCCGCCCGGCACCATCGAATGGGAATGA